The genomic interval cccggtgtgaagcccaggccgacgGCGATGGAGGTGACCGCCGGCAGTGATGTCGTCATTGTAGATGCTGAAGCAAGGGGGGAGAACGCcgatcgggaagaagaggcgaggaaccgcccagaggaagcgagggaactgggaatcgccagggcggtgatcgccagggaaaccagacccaaacccatcgaggagtggctcgaaagggagatcgggggaaaggtcttcaagctgggaagatctttggaggctgaactccaagaccagatcgccaaggtgatagagcggcatctggatgcttttgcatggtctacTTCAGACATGCCCGGAATCGActccgacttcttgtgccatcaccaagcaatggacaaccaggtcaaaCCAGTACGGCAAAGAAGAAtgaagtttaacgaggagaggaggcaggcgatcagggatgaaacacagaagctcctcgccgcaggccatatcagggaagtccagtaccctgagtggttggccaatgtcgtgctggtaaagaaaagcaatgggaaatggcgcatgtgcatcgacttcactgacctgaacaaggcttgcccaaaggactcgtatcctttgccaagcatagacgccctggtcgacagcgctacagggtgtaagttgctgagtttcctggacgccttctcggggtacaaccagataaagatgcatcccatggatgaagagaagaccgccttcatgactgagagatcgtgctactgctacaaggtgatgccctttgggctgaagaacgcgggtgccacataccaaagattgatggatagagtacttgcaccaatgctgggaaggaatgtgcaagctacgtggatgatatggttgtgacctcgccggaaaagagcaagcacgtggaggagttgttcaccaatcgccaagttcaggttaaagctgaaccccgagaagtgcatttttggcgtggaggcagggaagctcttgggattcctcttaactgaaagaggaatagaggcaaatcctgataagtgtgctaccatcttggcgatgaggagcccggctaccgtgaaggaggtgcagcaacttacaggtcggatggccgtcctgtctcgtttcgtgtcggctagcggagagaaaggccattcgtacttccagtgtttaaggcgaaaaataagtttgcctggacgaaggagtgtgaagaggccttcgtcaagcttaaagagtacctgacgagcccgccggttttgtgcaaaccgttggtggaaacccctctcaggttgtattttgctgtgactgagagggcggtgagtgcggtgctcgcccaagaccaagaccaggctcagaagcctatttatttcgtcagcaaagtgttgcaaggcccggaggtgaggtatcaggccttggagaaagccatctggctgtggtattttcggcgaggaggttgcgccactattttcacagttttacagtgctggtgatgaccgacttgcccatccagaaagtcctgaagaagcctgatgtagctgggaggatggtgaagtgggcggtggagctgtcggagttcgacatcaagtatgagccccgaggtccgatcaagggacagattttcgccgattttgtggtcgaactctcgtcagaagcagcgcgagttgaaggggatgattttcgttgggtgctctcggtggacggatcgtcgaaccagcagggtaacGGTGCTGGAATCAttctggaagggcccaacggcgtgctgatagaacagtccctgaggtttgccttcaaagccaacaacaatcaagcagagtatgaggcgttgatcgccggaatcttgctggccaaggacatgggagctagggtgctgatggctaagagtgactcgttattagtcacgggacaagtaacaggcgagttccaggccaaggatccacaaatggcggcttacttggagtacgtgcaggaattgaagggttcctttgtctcgtttgaagtagtgcatgtgcccagagagcagaatgcccgagcagacttgctagctaagctcgccagttcgggcaagggggggtaggcagaggacggtgatccaagaaactttgaagacgcctagagcatttgtggcagaccacctggttcttcaaataagcaagtcgacggagaaagcggcgaggagtcacaggtctttgactcaggagaccttgagatcgccgagaataagagcatgtcggggggagagggtgaacatgacgcaggtctgcgctacgcatgagctagacacgtggataacacagtaccaaCAATGCCTGGCAGacggccttctcccgctggatctgacagaggctaggaagataaagtaGAACTCCAACAAGTTCACAaggattgatggcgagttgtataggttagGGTTCAggcacccactcctggaatgtgtgcacggagaaaaatatacaagaattatggctgagctccatgaagggatatgtggaagtcacgtcgggggtcgagctctggctgcaagaaccctccgtgcaggttactactggccaacaatgagggaggactgcaagaggtatgcacaatgttgcaagcaatgtcagcagcacgccgattggcacaaagcgcctccagaagagttaaagtcgatttacagcccttggccgtttcatacgtggggaattgacatcctgggacctttcccattggcgatcaggcagatgaagtacttggtggtggcaattgaatatttcaccaagtggatcgaagcagaaccagtagcccagatcaccgcacacaagatcaagagctttgtatggaagaacatcgtgtgccggtttggtgtgcctaaacgcctggtgtcaaacaacgggactcagtttgcaagtcacctgctgaagaagttgtgcgaaaaggtgggaattcagcaggtgtttgcatccgtcgagcaccctcagacaaacggCCAAGTAGAGTtcgccaatcgggtgttgctaagaggcttgaagagaaggctagagaaagccaagggatcgtgggctgaggaggtaccccgcatagtctgggcgtaccacaccaccgagcagtcaggaacccatgagaccccgtttagcctggtctatggatgcgacgcaatgattccagtggaaatccaggagagctcgccgagattccagcaCTTCGTAGCGGAACACttgaatgaagaaagaaggttgaatctggatttgctggatgaggtcagggaggaggcgagagtaaaagtcgaggcagtgaaaaggaggatcgaacgaagatacaactcgaaggtgatgccaaggcagtttaaagagggcgacctggtgatgaggaaggcccaccagtacgagatggaaaacaagttatcgcctaagtggacagaaccgttcagaataaccgaggcgctcgggaacggcgcctaccgcctagagacattggaaggaggggcgattcctcgcacttggaacgccacacacctcaagttatattacagttaaagctttgtaagtaaaagcAAACACGAAGAGATCTGCAAGCTTTcttttaaaacagtttgaagggggcactcttttttccctaaggagggtttttaatgaggccacccaataaaagaagagttttcaagctTAAAGATTTTGAGTTTGCATGCATGTTTGTGTTGAAAGCTTGTAGAAAGGTGCATGCTCTCAGTTAAAGTTTtcaagtccccatcgtttttcggcgattggcggcatagttaaagttttaaagtccccatcgcttttcggcgatcggtggcatctgttaaagttttaaagttccCATCggttttcggcgatcggcggcattttttaaagttttaaagtcctcatcgcttttcggcgatcggcggcacagttaaagttttaaagtcctcatcgtctttcggctatcggaggcaccagcaatgattaaaagacctcaacgccctcgcgtgtcctgaggcgagaaagagataaaagtCCCCatcgactttgtgcgagtgcaggcgagaacagattaaaagtcctcagtgcatcaagggaagaggagatgtaatccctgggcaaagtagaggcactagataaagtccttctcgccatcgagcgagttcaggtaagataaagaccttctcgccgtcgagcgagttcaggcaagataaagaccttctcgccgtcgagcgagttcaggcaagataaagaccttctcgccgtcgagcgagttcaggcaagataaataccttctcgccgttgagcgagttcaggcaagataaaatccttctcgtcttgaacgagttcaggtatggtgtaaagggtggaagaagtttaaaggatggctaaggtaggttcaaagagaacacctagctatccggcttattgttctgaaactcagggaggtagagaaggatccgaaaggcgcctctacccccagatgagggaacaatagccaagttatgaaggcaaaaggAAGCTTACATCGCCAGGACCCTATGGCGATTAGAAGAAGTCCAGGCGATGACAAGAGTAAGGGCCCATTTCGATGGAGTAGATCAGGTGAACTGTACCTTAAATAATCAGTTAGGTTTGAAACTTGCTGTTTAGTAAGTAGTTTCACGCTGAAgttcattgccttaagtttgcaagttaTATTAAATATCATCGTTTGAAGAATAATAAGTTGCTCGTGTTTTCACTTTGAGTTAACAATTGATGAGTAGATATAAGATTGATAGTTTGCTCGAGTTTGAAGCAGTGAGTAAACGATTGAGCCCGaggaatcgctaagttaatttgtttaaagcGATTTCTACAAGGAAGAGCGAAGTAAACATAAAGACAAGGTGCAAAAGCGGAAGAAGTTATAATAGAAGCGGTATTAGTTCAAATgcataagaagaaaagaaaaattattacaagtaaAGATCATGCAAAAAGAAATAGGCGCTGAATCTCAGgaaataagtgatggagggaagcgattaatcttcagaaggaacgatcttcccatccaccacttcgttgcataTTGACatcatggagaggtcgagctcggggtactgGCAAGCGACTTGCTCCAAggcggcgtcgaacccggcggcaaggacttgggcggagctttgctcgagctcttcggTTTGCTGCTTGAGCTCCTCGGTTTGTtgcttcagctcgtcagctcgtttcttcagttcttcagtttccccacgagcttgagcaaggtcttcagcaaccttcttgccttcgtcccgcgcctgggccagctctgcagcagtTCTCTTGTTTTCCTCTCGAGCCTTGGCGAGCTCATCCACggcgtcgtccctctccttctcgacctttccaaggagaacctcccgatcagccgaccttttttcaaggttctctaccttggctgcatccgctttCATTGATGCCTCCtagttggccaccttgagcctgtagggaaccagcttactctccagctcgattttctcttgagctaggaggtgcagtttctggcgcagatcggaggcctccttgcgtgcaACCCTCAGCTCAgcactcatggcgtcctccacccttgagtgaTCGATCTCTACCATCATCAGATTGCAAGACAgtttttctgcctcaatcctTATCAGGAGATTCTCCTCCTGGAGTGTTGAGATCTCGTCTTGAAGCTTTTTGTTTGAGCTCTTCACAGCCTTTGTTATGattgaggggaggtcctctgccatcatcttgagtttaGTTGTGAAGGGCCCCCAGACTTCTTTGACCAAGGGGGGAAGGCTTACAGCTGCTGTTGGTGGAGGTgttgaaggagcctggtgctgactttcaccaccaccctcttgagttggtAGAGCGAGGGgggcttcctggcgtggtggtgaagtggAGGACTCGGTTATGAGTATCGACGAGTTGTGggcaccttcatccccacctggggCGGCTCCAGCAATcgaggtggttgaaggaggaccctctccagcagatacgaacggcgtggaggcgctaggagggttctctatgaagttGGGCTCGCTGCCTTCAACCACAGGGAGCGCGAccgccaagggtgttgcttggactggcggtgttggagttgggggagagggcggtgttggtgttgggagagcgggtggtgaagaaggtgccaccctttttcttttggtgacaaggccgtcctcagtcgcctcatcatcctcatcctcttgaaccacttgaggggttttcctctttggtttcctcaagatGAGTTTTTTTCGTTGAGGGGCGGGCAGTGTCTCGGGAGGAGCTGGACCTTGAGGAGGCGATCTGctctgggcagcggcgatctccaccaccgagttgggcacggtttgggaacccgtcgTCAACTTATgagttcgggcgagcgccctcagttcagctaatttgcctttgcccaacatgaagTCTGCACAGGGTAAAAATAGACAAGTAAGCACAAGAGCAAAGGCAAAATATACGAGTATGTGTGTGAATAATGCAAACAAATGGCGCATGAATTAAAAATCAAGTCCAGTACGCAACAAGCAGGACGCTCGATGGTAGATAACAGAGATGCGAAATCAGTCCCAACACAAAATGAAAACCTAAGTGTCAAGGTAAAGGCTAACCTATatgagcttcgagttggccctcggagaactcgaaggagattattgaggaggtgggaaaggtgatgttggcggctgctactttcttccagaaaaggcatagatctttgtctagctcgcccatgttgtcaggacttctgggcctcctaaagctctctttggcgtctttgttccccttgtgtacccagtacaaggggaagccgtcgagcagggaaggatcttggtcgttggcgcacaccttcacgaattttcctttccaatctttgtaagattgctggaagatggagaggattgacctcccagcaatcccgttcaggctaatccagaggcggtctcctggattcatagcttcaaaaagaaagaggaaaaCGTCAACCGAAGCTGGCAATCCCAGGTGTGCGCACATGATCTGaaacgcccttacgaacgcccagctgttgcatgaagctgggcgggggcgatagCGAGCTCGGTTAATAAttccctctcgaagcgagtgaaaggaagtcggagcttcaccttcttgaagaacgtCGCGTAGAGGAAGCAGAACAGCTCGCCGTTGTTCGCTTTATCGTCGGCGCAGATCGGTTCATCCGGGTGGCAAGGCAGCACGGCCATTTTGCTgtcatgctccttatggaatgagaGCTCAGATTgtcccctttccttagtcggtgcacgcccaactctGTGTTTATGGaagaggtttctttcaacaaagCTGAGGTGGCCCACGGGTAGAGCTTCTTGTAGTCTTGTGTgggaatggaggctcctccggcgactggtggagttgcctgagcgagATTGGAGTGAGAAGTTGCAGGCCTCTAAGCCTGGGTAGAAGGAGCACTAGATGCTCGTGGTAGGTTATgcacttggggtggagggtttcgcgatggaggaggagggttcgcggtgATTTTCGtgcgagccatcgcaggaactgcaaaggaaaaaggaaaaaggatgAACAAAGGTTACAGAGAATGACTCGATTGTGGACGAAGAATGGAGAACGAACGAACGGGAGTTCGTTGTGACGAAtgtaatggaagacgaagccctaagttacgagagggaagaagaggaggaaacaacccacagcgtatgcaccagacagataatggatgatgcgaatcggttaaaatgcagcaaatatcaacagaagaagtaaaagaggtacctttcgatgatcagatgagcgttgaagggagttggagattgagagagttgagaagcgtcgtgggttcgcagagaaaactcagagcgtttgagaatgcagagagatgatgaaacagtggaaatgaaagggtttaagggtttttcaaacgtttttggaagcgcaaacgacagctgaagatgaccgttgatgaagccacgtgtcgagcgattggaaaaaggggtttggtggagcgtcagaaaagcagagggtacgaacgtttggaattccgtgccaagcgccacgtagatcggcagtgatgtgacctcttagtcttttcgctggacaagtctttgcttaagactgggggcctgtgtaccgcccaggtagtcggaattgatgacgtggcagcaagctataatataggcgtgttgaacgggacacctggctggcagaagggaaggaagtcggggggctcatgtagtcgccagtcgtcaagttggcgtgccccgatctctagcatacctaaaccgacggtcaccaagtttgtgtcgtagtcgccggatgtgaacccaggcgacaaggcgatctccgatcgcctagaggaggacatcgccgaaagaatAGGAAAGCTTGTTCTAGGCTTTCGAGGCGAAGGATGAAGttgtcagatggtcattccctagctggccagaggttgaggtcagggaacagcttacccgaacatgcacagtgaagtaagtgaagtagaatataatggtggccggcgagaccacagggaaggtgtatgtgATGACActcgtactcgccacacagaagagatcgcgctccaaggcagctatacgctgagttgcttcctgcataggtaacttagtcgaacagcctgaggagtaagaagtgacgctcaaacagaggatgctccagatggtgacacgtgtacagctggatgtgagtcacgtgtccagatgtgtaactgtcaggagagagaaagcgcacaggtatataagggatcctaacgaacttctgaggtacgcgcgttttagaatacttcttttaagcttgcgagaacttgggtacgctgagagagaacattgcatggttcctgaagttcttagttttcctcttagtattttggtggttcagtcgctgacttggtgGTTCAGGCgtcgttctgtcttttgcaggttcttgaggtgaatcaaggtgaaGGACGGGAACTAACacggtgcaaagtcgatccagaggAAGCTACCTTTGACAAGACAAGGCTCtcgcgttctggtcaacaggcaggatcaccttaagttcacaagttttattgaaCCCCATCGGCGAAGAGTTGATAGTTGCTCAAATTTACTTTGAGTTAGCagtttgttaagtttgttataaggttaacAGTTTGCTCAATTTAAAAGCAGTATGTGCAGGGTTAAGTTCAAGTATTGCTGAGTTAATTCAGTTGAGTAAGTTTCACCAGTTATGTTGGTTAACCCCACAACAAATAGAGGCAAAGGCATACAAGGTGAAATAGAAAGACAATATTCAAGCAATAAGAGTTTTATAAGCAGTATCAATTCAAGTTTTTACACAGATTGGTCATTACAAACAAAAGATAAACAACACGTTTTCAAAGAAGAGGTGATGGGGAAAGGCAGTTAGTCTTCAGAAGGTAGAAttttcccatccaccactttgTTGCAGATCGACAGCATGGAAAGGTCGAGCTCAGGATATTGGCATGACATTTGCTCCAGAGCAACTTCGAACCCAGAGGTGAGGATTTGAGCAGCACTCTGCTAGAGCTCATGTATTTGGTTTTTCAGTCCTTCCTTTTCCTCATGAGCTCGAGCAAGTTCTTCAGTAGCTTTCTTACTCTCACCCCGAGCTTGGGCAAGCTCTGCGGCAACCTTTGTGGCTTCCTCACGAGCTTAGGAGAGCTCAGCGAGGGCCTTATCCCTGTCTGCCTCGACCTTCCCCAAAAGGATCTCCCTATCTGCCGATCTCTTTTCAATTCTTTCCACCTTGGAAGCTTCAGCCTTTCGTGCAGCCTCCAAATCTGCCACCTTGACCCTAAGTGGGACCAATTTGCTTTCCAAGTCAATTTTCTCTTGGagttggaggtgcagtttttggcgcagatcAGAGGTTTCCTTGCGTGTGGTCCTTAGCTCAGCATCCAACGcatcctccagccttgaatgtTCCATTTCATTCATCAGCAGATTGCAAGTGAGCTTTTCAACCTCAGCCCTTATCATAAGATTTGACTCCTTGAGCTCGGAGTTTTCCTCTTGAAGCTTCTTAAGTGAATCCTTCACAGCTCTTGATACCAGCGAAGGGAGATCTTCAGCCATGATCTTCAGTTGAGCTGCGAAGGGTCCCAAGGTCTCTTTAAAGGGATCTGGGAGGCTTGAGGCTAATGCTGGAGGTGCTGGTGGAGTTTGATGTTggctttcaccaccaccctcttgagcttGTATAGCAAGGGGGGCTTCCAGGTGTGGTGGTGAGGCCGGAACTTCTGTTATAAGCATTGGAGAAGCCTGAACACCTTCATCTTCTCCTAATGCGACCCTAGCAATGGATGTGGTgaaaggaggaccctctccaacagatacaaatggtgtagaggcgctcggagggttctctACGTAATTAGACTGCTACTCTCGATCACTATGGGCGCGACGGCCAGTGGTGTTGCTTGGACCAACGGAGTTTGAGGtgaaggcggtgttggtgttggaagtGCAAGTGGTGTGGAGGTGGTTACCCTTTTTCTCTTGGTGATAAGACCATCCTCGGTGGCTTTgtcgtcgtcttcttcttcgGACACCACCTGAGGAGTCTTCCTCTTTGGTCTTTTCAGCGCCAGTTTTTTCCTTTCTGGGGCGGGTAGGGCCCCAGAAGGAGTTGGACCTCGGGGAGGAGTTTTTCCTTGAGAGATGGCGATCTCCACaaccgagttgggcacagtttgggagcccgccacGAGTTTGTGGGATCGGGCGATCACCCTTAATTCTGCTAGTTTCCCTTTTCCCAACATTGCGTCTGCACAAGGTAAGAAAACGGATGAGTATGCCCCAAAGCAGAAGCAGAACACGCAAATGCATACATACAGAACGAACAAGAATGCCAAAAACAGAATGGTAGAAATGCTAAGTCAGTTTCAACACAAAATGAGAGACTTAGTGTTAGGGTAGGGCTAACCTATGTGCATttcgagttggccctcgaggaactcgaaggagattattgaaGCAGTggggaaagtgatgttggcagAAGCCACACTTTTCCAAAAAAGACAGAGGTCTTTGTCCAAATCTCCCAttttgtcaggacttcttgctTTCCTGAAGCTGTCCCTGGAAtccttgttccccttgtttacccaatacaaggggaagccatcaagcagCGAGGGGTCTTGATCGTTCGCGCACACtttgacgaacttccccttccagcctttgtaggattgctggaagatggagaggattgacctcccagcaattccattcaagctgacccaagGGCGATCTCCAAGATTCTTTGCCTCAAACAGAAAGAGGAAGACATCAACCGAAACTGGCAGCCCCAAGTGCGCGTAAAGGATTTGGAACGCcctcacgaacgcccagctgttgggatggagctgggcaggggcgatgtcgagctcggtcaatagctccctttcgaaacgagtgaaaggaaacctaagtttcactttcttgaacagtgtggcgtagacgaagcagaacaactcgccgttgttccctttgtcgtccgCACAGATTGGTTCTCCAAGGAGGCAAGGCAGCACTGTCACGTTGttatcgtgctccttgtgaaatgaaagGTCGGGTCGTTCCCCTTTCTTCAAGCAAAGCACCCCCACCTCATTATTTATTGACGAGGTTTCCTTCAATagagttggggtggcccaagggtacaacTCTTTGTAATCTCGTGGAGGAATGGAGGTTCCTCCGGCTTGTGGTGGAGTTGCTTGGGTAAGATTGGCTTGGGATgaggcaggcctctcagcctgtgtggaaggagcaccagaggctcgtggGGGGTTGCGTGTTGGAGGAGGGTTTGTCCCAGTGGTAACCCTACGAGTTGTgggaggagggtttcgcgatgaggaAGGAGGATTAGCGGTGGACTTTAtctgagccatcgcaggaactgcaaaggaaagaaaagggagGAAATGAGGATAGCAAGAGAATGACTCGATCGAAGACGAAGAAGATAGAATGAACGAGTGAGAGTTCGCTGGGGTAGACGCTATCAGGAACGAAActctaagttacgagaaaaagagaaacaacccacaacgtatgctccagacagttaatggatgatgcaaaccgattaaaatgcaacaaatatcagTAGAAGGAGTAAAAGAGTTACCTTTGATGATTGGATGAGTGTTGAAGGAAGTTGAAGATTGAGGGAGACGAAGGTTTCACAGTTCGCAGAGAGAGCGTTCAGAATgcttgaagatgaagaaagatatgaaacagtgaatagcgcgaagggtttaagggtttcgaacgttgtaggaagcgcaaacgacgaTTAAAAACAAgtgttgatgaagccacgtgtcgctTGATCAAAAAGAGGTTGGTGAaacgtcagaaaagcagaggaGTACGAACGTACGGAAGTCCGTACAAGGGCCACGTAGGTCGACGATGATTTgacttcttagtcttttcgctggtcaagtctcaacttaagactgggggcttgtgtaccgatcaggtcatcgggtgtgatgacgtgacagcaagcgataatataggcgtgttgaacgggataCCTGACCGACAAGAGGGGAGTAAGTCGGGAAGTCAGTATAGTCGCCGATCGCTGAGTTGGCGTTCTCCaatctctagtgtgcgtaaccagcggtcaccagagttgcgtcACGGTCACCGTATGAGagtactaggagatcaggtagttagagatcgccggggaatgctaggagatcgggtggtttacacaccgccgagaggggcacatcgccgaatgATCAGGAAAGCTTATTTAAAGGTTTCCTAGAGGTACAAGTATGGAAGACGATCGATATGTTGTCAAGTAGCAGCGgaggatgaggttatcagatgatcacaccctagccagaggtcgggCGAGGGAACAGTCTCCCAGAATGTGCATggtgtgcaagtgaagcagatcgtgatggCACCCAGTACTCGGTacttaaggggtcgcgctccaaggaaagctgtgcaccaagttactccCTGTATGGATAACTTAGACGCATGGCGAAAAGAGTAGAAGTAACGCTCAAGTTGAGGAAGCTCCAGATGTTGACACGTGTACaactggatgtgagccacgtgtttggaggtgtaaccgtcaggagagagaaaaagctcaggtatataaggaacacttaacagacttttgaggtacgctttcATAATACTTTCtagtacactgagattcactaCGCACtgttccttgagttgagatattttctctgagtttttggtgattcttgtgctgacttgagcgtcggagcgcgatcgcccgcagtggcgccactttgttttcttcaggttcttgcgaggaattgaGACGTGAAGAGCAAAAGCCAACGTGATGCGAAGCTGATCAGAATGAGAGATCTTTGACGTgacaagactcttgcactcaggtcaaccggcaggataaaaaatattcaaatttacgACTAAAACTTAactaaacttaatttttattattaataacttttaaaatactttatcaATATTGCAACCCACAAATATATTGAATAAagataaacaaagaaaaaatataaagtataatTTGTAGAAAGGAGAAaccattttattataaaaaacaattctctttaattttaaagaacTAATGTATATGAACCCATTTTCAaataatatctttatttttattcacgAGTAACTCTAGTTAAAGATGGAAATGAGGAAATAGTTAACtttcaaaatttcatttttagttttaatttttagttaaaaagtagagtttttttttttttgtattaccTTCAATATTAGCTTAATTATGAGATAATCG from Phaseolus vulgaris cultivar G19833 chromosome 1, P. vulgaris v2.0, whole genome shotgun sequence carries:
- the LOC137815736 gene encoding uncharacterized protein yields the protein MKADAAKVENLEKRSADREVLLGKVEKERDDAVDELAKAREENKRTAAELAQARDEGKKVAEDLAQARGETEELKKRADELKQQTEELKQQTEELEQSSAQVLAAGFDAALEQVACQYPELDLSMMSICNEVVDGKIVPSED